The Flavobacterium sp. M31R6 nucleotide sequence TATCAAATTTTCCTTCACTCCACGCTTTAGCAGAACGCTCGTAAGATTGTATTGCAAAATTATCTTGTTCTTCTCTTGATATTTTATATTCTGCTGCGCATAGGTCAGCAGAAACCCCCATGGCATTGTTATCATACGCGTCTGTTAATCCATCTTTTTGCATTCCGTCGACCATTGTGCTAGGACCAAATTTGGTTCCGCTTCTTAAGTTCATATAATGCGGAATTAAACTCATATTCTCCATTCCTCCGGCAACAACAATTTCTGCGTCTCCACATTGAATGGCTTGTGATCCTAACATTAGAGCTTTCATTCCAGAAGCACATACTTTATTGACAGTTGTACAAGCGACATTATTTGAAAGGCCAGCATAAATGGCAGCTTGACGTGCTGGAGCTTGACCTACGCCAGCTTGCACGACATTACCCATAAAAACTTCGTCAACTAAATTTGAATCTAATTGTATTTTTTCTAGCGCACCTTTAATGGCTATTGCTCCTAATTTTGGTGCGGTAATTGTAGATAATCCTCCCATAAAACTGCCGATAGGTGTTCTAACAGCAGAAACGATAACAACTCTTTTGCTCATGTTTATTATATGTTGATTTATTATAGCAAATTTAAACTTATTTTGTAAAATTCAAATTTTTATTGAATTTAAATTAGGATATATTTAACGAATCTCTGTTTTTGGGTTTGTTTTTGTTTAATTTACTAATAAATGAGATTGCCCATTTTCGAGGTATAAATAATTTTAATTAAAAAAAAATGCACTAGCACGCTTTGTTTTATGGTTCTCCATTATGAAATGTCTTTGTTTGTTTAGTTATGATTTTATTGTATGCTTAAAATAGTAAATCATAAAAATGGGAGCGATGGGAAGTTTAAATTAATATTTAAAAACAATTTACTAGCTCGTTTTAGTGACAATAGACCGTTTTTAGTTTTTTAGTGGAAAAAATGATTTTTTAGGCGCTAGTTATATCTTTGATTGTGAACTCATTTGAATAAATAGTAGAAAAATATGAAAAAAAAGTTCTAAAATAGTTGTGAGAAACGTAAACATGTCTTAAGTTTGCAACCGCAAAACAGGACACGTTTCCTGAGGTTTTGGAGAGGTGCCAGAGCGGTAATGGAGCAGATTGCTAATCTGTCGACGAGTAATCGTCGCCAGGGTTCGAGTCCCTGTCTCTCCGCAAGTTATTTGTGATTAAGAATCAAAGCGAGATTCAATATTTATTATATTTTCATAAATAAATTGATAGATTGTTTTCGGGGTGTAGCGTAGCTCGGTTATCGCGCCTGCTTTGGGAGCAGGAGGCCGCAGGTTCGAATCCTGCCACCCCGACTAATAAAAATAATGGACGCATAGCTCAGCTGGATAGAGCACCTGCCTTCTAAGCAGGCGGTCGAAGGTTCGAATCCTTCTGCGTTCACAAGAAAGCTCCTATTGTAGGGGCTTTTTTTGTTTTTAGAGGGTTTTACTTTTTTAATCCTTTTAAATTTCCTTATTTTTATGGAAATTTATTAGTTATGACTTCTTATTTCAAGCCTCTATTCTTTTTTCTTTTTCTACTAAACCTACTTAAATGTAATTCACAAACTATTACAAATGCATCAGCGACTATAGTTGCAATCAATGATACCACTTTTGTTAATTTAAAAGACTTCAGTCAAGATTTCATGTATGATATGAGGTACGCTACAGATGACAATTTTTTGAAATCTAAAGTATATGATTGTGCCGAATGTTATTTGCGTTATAAAACCGTAAAAGAGCTAATTTTGGCCAATAAAAGATTTATGAAGAAAGGTTTTAAAATAAAACTTTTTGATTGTTATCGACCTTTAGACATTCAAAAAAGAATGTGGGCTATAGTTCCGGATCCTACATATGTTGCAAACCCAAGCAAAGGTTCAATCCATAATAGAGGAGGGGCTGTAGATATCACATTGGTTAATTTTGAAGGTAAAGAATTGGATATGGGAACTTCTTTTGATTTTTTCGGAAAAGAAGCCAGTCATGACTATCGTGGTTTTTCAAAAGAAATTTTAAATAATAGAAATCTGCTGAGAAAGGTTATGGTTAAGGAACATTTTAATTCGTTTGATTCTGAATGGTGGCACTATAATTTGAAAGCTGGTTTAAATGACAGAGTTTCCAATTTTAAATGGGATTGTAATTAGGTTTGTTTATTATCATAAAATTTTTCTTTTTTTACTTCAAAAAAATCTTTTTTATTGTATTCTTACTCTTAAGGAGTTACGAAATGGTTTATTTAATCAGCTCTTTTTCTTGTTAAAATTTATTTGTGTTAACTATCTAAAGTCTTGCTAGTTGTGAATTTTGAAAGAATTAACGCTAAAATAAGTGTAAAACATGCATTTCATCGATTATATTGTTATTTAATTGATTTATATATTTACTTTCGCGCTTTAAATCATTTAAAAACAATGATTTATAGTTCGATTAAATTAACCCCCATATTGAATACAATAGCAAACATAAAAAATGCTATTAAATTCAGTTTTTGATTTAAAAATAATGAGATTGACTTGATCAAAATTTGTTTATTGGCAAATTAAGAGATATCAAAGATGTTTGTTTAGGCTGTTGATTAAATAAGTTCTTAAATTTTATTTTTTAAATTAAAAAAAAACATACGAATCGTTAGATGAAAAGGATATTGCAGAATAGTTTTTTTAAATGTATTGGACCGGAAAATAAGTCAGGAATTACATTTGTAGAAGTGGTTGTTGTTGGATTACTAGTTCCATTGGTAGTGCGAAATGTGAAAAATTATGTTATCAATATTGATAAACAAAATGATAATCAAGAGGGTTACAATGCATAAAAAAAACATTTACAAATGAATCTTAATTCATTGATAAATGTTTTTTATTTTGAGTAAAAGATGCTTATTCTATACAACGTATGTTGTCCATGAAATAAGTTTCTGGATGGTATACTTTTCTGTCTAGTTCAGCTGTAAATTCTTTTTTGAATATAATGTCTTCAACATCTGTTAGGTATTTTATTCGCATTAAGGAAACAGGAGATATTTTTAAGTCTTCATAGTTCTCTTTCGTGAACATAAAAATCCCTGACTTCACCCTATTGTCAAAACCTTTATCATCTCGCACCATAGAACCGCAATTTTCTTGGTCTATATGTAGCAGAGTAACTATTTTTCCATTTTGAAGCTGCAAAAATATTTTTGAATCTTTGTCAAAACAATTCGCTTTTACAAAATCTTTACTTTTTTGTATTAATTGTACGGTCAGCGTTGGTAATCCATCGGTCAAAGCTAAGGAATAAAAAATGTAATTGGAATTTCCTCCAAAAACCTTTTCACTAATTAAGTATTCTTTTGTGGATTTGTAGGTTCCAATAGAATCTGTGACATTTGTTGCGTAATCACAAGGTTTTTGAGCAAAAAGATTAAAACTTAAAAAGTATAAGGCTGTAACAAGTATGTATTTCATTTTATTTTATTTTGTTGCAAATTAAAACAATTTTAGTGTTATTTTCATCGGTTGTAAAAAAACAATATAAATCTCCACCATCTTTGATTTTCCATTTTTTTCGAATACTTTCAACCGAATCAGAAAAATTTCGTGTAGTAATATTAGCTTTCTGATTTTCTAAATAGTGCTTCATTTCATTTTTGTTATAAGCAATACAATTTTTAATTTCAAAAATTCTACCAGGAAATTCTTTTTGTTCATTTGAGGTGTACAAATGGGAATGTTTATGCAGTTTATTCAATCCGAAAAAAAGTCCAACTTGGTCAAATCCTCCGGATTTCATGATGGAACTATTAGGTTCGTAAAGATATTGTTGTGGTAAACCAAAGGATGGCAGTTCATTAATTTCATTTAAAATAAATTCAAATGTTTCTGTTTTCTCTTTTAAAAGATTTACGGTTTTAATGATAATAGTCCCGTTATAGTCTTTGTTTAATTCCCATAGCAATTCTTTTACTTCATTATCAACAGCAACTATATGAATGGATTTGATATGATTTAATTCATTAATACCGGCTGTAATATCCAATATTGGTGCTGTTTTTATTAAAATCGAATTTGATTTTTCAAAATAAAAATTTAAATTTTCTGGTACATTGGGTAAGCAATCCTTAAGCATGAATACCTTTCCTTTGCTGTCATTTCTTCTGGAAGGATCTATATAAATCCAATCCCATTTGATGCTTGTACTTGATAATGTTTCAAAACTATCTCCTGCATAGCAAGTGATGTTATCACTATTTAATTGTTTGCAATTGTGTTGAACAATGTTGGATAATTCTGAATTGATTTCACAATGTGCTACATTTTTGATTTTTTTCGAAAAGTAATAATCATCAATGCCAAATCCACCCGTTAAGTCGATAAGATTGTCTCCCGAGACAATTGAGCTTTTATATAAAGCTGTCTTTTCGGATGAAGTTTGTTCAACGGATATTTTACTTGGATAAATTATGTTTTTAGTTGAAAACCAAGTTGGCAATTTGTCTTTTGCCTTTGATTTTGCGGCAATTTGATTTATAATGGAAATCCACTCCACAGCAGGAAATGGATTTTTTTGAAGAGCCAATTTAGAAATAGAGGTCCCAATATTTAAATCAATAAATTCTTGAATTTTAGAGTCTAAAATGTCTAGGTTCAATTTATAAGTTTTTTGTTATTTGTTGAATAAATTTATTGTCCGGAAAAAACTCTTTGCTAATTACTTTTATGATAGTGTACAAAGGAACGGCAATAATCATCCCCATAATTCCAAATAAGAATCCTGCAATCAATATGACAAGAAATATTTCTAAAGGATGAGAACTAACACTTTTTGAAAAAATGATTGGCTGAGAAAAGTTATTATCGATTACCTGTACAATCCAAAAGCCTATTAATACATAAATGGTCGTAGGCAAGATTTCGGATTGAAAGTCGGAACCTAAGTTGCTTAACATTGTTAAAATAGCTGCCAAGATGGAAGCAATTAATGGACCTATGTATGGAATGATATTTAAAACTGCACATAAAAAAGCAATTACAAATGCATCCGGGATTCCAAAAATAAACAATACAATAGTATATAATATGAAAACGATGAACAGTTGAATTAGTAAACCTATAAAATATCGAGAAAGTAGGGTATTTATTTTTTCAACAGAATTCAAAATTTTTTCTTCATGAGAGTCTGGAATAAGTAGTTTGGCTCCTTTTAAGAATATGGATTTGTCTTTAAGGAAGAAAAAGGTAATGAAGAGAACGGAACCAAGACCCATTCCGAAGTTACTAATTGTTCCGACCACAGAATTTAAAAAATTAGGTATTATATTTAAATTTAGGATTGATTTGTAATTTTTTGCATCAAAAATTGTTGCGGAGTCTATATGATGTTGCTCCAAAAAAATGTTTAATTTTTTGAAAAGTTCTAAACTATTCTTTTCAATTTCAATTGTATTTAAAAGAGATAAATTTTGTCCTTGTGATATGATCAATGGGATGAACATCATTATGAAACCAAAGATGATTAAAATATAAATCATTAAAACGGTAATGGATGCAATTGTATGTCTGAATTTTAATCTTTTCTTGAAAAAATCTAAAATAGGTATTCCAATTAAGGTAAGTATTAATGAAACTAATAGATAAATCAGTACGTTTTGAATTTGATACAGAAAATATAGAAGTAAAGTAGTTAAGATTAAAGTAGCAATTGCCCTTAAAATCCCATTTGCAATAATTTTGGATGTTATCATATCGTTGTATTTGGTTATAAAGATAAAAAAACTCGCCAAAAAGCAGCGAGTTTTGAAAACTATAAATTTATATATGACTATTGAGCGAAACTAGCTCTTACTCCACCAGAAACAAATAATGCTGACATCCGTGCTTTTTGACCGCTAGTAAACATATACATTCCTCTATCATCAGTATAATCCATGTAATTCATTGTCATCTCATTATGAGTTGGTAAACACAAACTCACATATGGATATGCTGGGACTCC carries:
- a CDS encoding M15 family metallopeptidase, whose product is MTSYFKPLFFFLFLLNLLKCNSQTITNASATIVAINDTTFVNLKDFSQDFMYDMRYATDDNFLKSKVYDCAECYLRYKTVKELILANKRFMKKGFKIKLFDCYRPLDIQKRMWAIVPDPTYVANPSKGSIHNRGGAVDITLVNFEGKELDMGTSFDFFGKEASHDYRGFSKEILNNRNLLRKVMVKEHFNSFDSEWWHYNLKAGLNDRVSNFKWDCN
- a CDS encoding class I SAM-dependent methyltransferase, giving the protein MNLDILDSKIQEFIDLNIGTSISKLALQKNPFPAVEWISIINQIAAKSKAKDKLPTWFSTKNIIYPSKISVEQTSSEKTALYKSSIVSGDNLIDLTGGFGIDDYYFSKKIKNVAHCEINSELSNIVQHNCKQLNSDNITCYAGDSFETLSSTSIKWDWIYIDPSRRNDSKGKVFMLKDCLPNVPENLNFYFEKSNSILIKTAPILDITAGINELNHIKSIHIVAVDNEVKELLWELNKDYNGTIIIKTVNLLKEKTETFEFILNEINELPSFGLPQQYLYEPNSSIMKSGGFDQVGLFFGLNKLHKHSHLYTSNEQKEFPGRIFEIKNCIAYNKNEMKHYLENQKANITTRNFSDSVESIRKKWKIKDGGDLYCFFTTDENNTKIVLICNKIK
- a CDS encoding AI-2E family transporter, which produces MITSKIIANGILRAIATLILTTLLLYFLYQIQNVLIYLLVSLILTLIGIPILDFFKKRLKFRHTIASITVLMIYILIIFGFIMMFIPLIISQGQNLSLLNTIEIEKNSLELFKKLNIFLEQHHIDSATIFDAKNYKSILNLNIIPNFLNSVVGTISNFGMGLGSVLFITFFFLKDKSIFLKGAKLLIPDSHEEKILNSVEKINTLLSRYFIGLLIQLFIVFILYTIVLFIFGIPDAFVIAFLCAVLNIIPYIGPLIASILAAILTMLSNLGSDFQSEILPTTIYVLIGFWIVQVIDNNFSQPIIFSKSVSSHPLEIFLVILIAGFLFGIMGMIIAVPLYTIIKVISKEFFPDNKFIQQITKNL